The genomic window AACAACCATATGATATGACAATAATCTTAAAAAATATCAGTGTGAGAGATGATCTTTTACAATATGCCTATGATGGAGAAGAGGTAGATTTTAATGGTGGAAAACTCAATTTAGATCTATCTATCTCTCCAAAGGGAATGTTTGGTGGAGCAGATTTTAAAGATGTAACAGTGAGATATAAAGATTTAGATGCTGATGTAAAAGTTTTGGATGGAACAGTTGATTTTTTAGGTAAGAGAATAGAGGTAAAAGCTAATTATGAAATTTTTAAAACAAAGGATAAGTTTTTACTTGTATTTGATGAAAATGGAGAATTAAATATTGATTTTTCAGCTAGAAATATCTCATATGATGAATTAAAAAAATACTCATTATTAAAGGATAAAAATCTACCATTAGAAAATATTTTTATAGATGATGTTAAATTTAATATGAATTTAAATAAAGAAAATGGGTTTTCAGTAACAATTGATTATATTATAAAAAAATCTTTTGTAGAGAATCTAGAAATAGAAAATTTAAAAGGTAATTTTATCTATGATAAAGAGGGATTACATATAAAAAAATTAAATTCTGTATTAGGAATAAAAGATACAAATATTAAAAAAGATCTTTCTTTAAAATTAGATTATATCAATAGTGAAGGAAATATAGATTTTTCTCTAAATAATATAAAAGGAGTAAAAGATTTCCTTCCAAATATTCAAGGAAGTTTTAACTTTGATACAGGAGAAGAGGATTTTAAATTTAACTTTATATCTAATATATTAAAAGTAAGAGGGATATATTTCTCAAAAATAAATAAAATTTTACTTTATAGAAATGGGAAATACTCTATTGAATATGATTTAACAAAGAAAAATCTTGAAAGGGGTAGTGGAGTTATAGATATAAATCTATATGGAGCTAACCTTGCACTTGATTTTATAGCTGAAAACAATAAGATTACAATTGATAAACTTATAACTAAAGATGAAAATCAAGAAAAAGAGCGTTTGATTTTAACTGGAGATGTTGATTTAAATAAATTAGATTATAATCTTTTAGTTGAAAGCAATAATTTTAAACTTAAAGAGAATGATTTAGAGATATTGACTACTCTTAAAGGTAAAATATATAAAGAGGCTCAAGAAACTGGAGTTAATCTAGATATAAAAGATTTTTCTCTAAAATATATTGGAGAGATTAATAATATTCATGGAAACTTAGATTTAAAAAAATCTAAAGAGTTGTATCTTGATTTTAATGGAGAGATAGGACAGTTAAAATATAGTGATTATGATATAAATGGAATATTATTAGGTTTTAGAATTAAAAATAATATATTTGAATTGAAGGAATTTGAAAATAGTATGTTAAATGGAAGAGGAACTATTAATCTGAAAACTCTTCAATCAAATATGGACTTTGCAATAAATGGGCTTAGTTTTGAAAAATTTAATTTAGAATATCCTAAATTTTATTTGAATGATATTCAAGGAAAGGTAACTGGAAATATAAATAATCCAAAGGTTGACATAAAAATAAATGACACAACAGTTGAGCTTGTTGAGGGGAGAAAAGATCTGAAAATTTCTGGTAATATAAATTATTCAGATTTTAAAATGAAGTTTAATAAAATATATCTAAACACTAATATTTTAAATGGATATTATTCAATAAAAGATAAAAAATATTCTGCAATATTAAATATCATAGAGGATGATCCTTCAGAGTATTACTCAGATACAAATTTAAAATATAGGGTTATAGGAACAGTAAAAGCAAAAGGTGAGGCTAAAAAAGCAGATATAGGAATAGAATCTACTATTGATAAAATTTATTTGAGAGGGAAAAGACTTCCTAATATATATGTTAAGGGAAATTATAAAACAGATGATATTTTAACAGGAGAAATAAAATTAGATAAAATAATTCTCTCAAATAGCAAATTGCATGATATAATTAAACTAACAGCAAATTATGATTTGACTACTAAAATTATAGATGCTGAGATAAAAAATCAAAATATAAATTTAGTGAATTTAGAAGAGTATATAGGTAATGAAAATATAAAGGGATCTATTTTAGTAAATGGTAAATTAGAGGGAACAGCAGAGGATTTAATCTATAATTTAACATTGCAAAGCCCACAAATTTCTATGCAAGATGTTAATTTTAAAAATTTCTTAGTAAAATTAAATGGAAATTTAGATAACTTAAATTTAGAGGCATTTTCTTTTAAATATCTAAATAACTCATTAAATTCAAAGGGAAACATAGGATTAAAAAATCAAAAATATAATTTTTTTGTAGACTCTTCAAAGATAAATTTAGATTTTTTAAATATTTTTTTGAAAAAATATGGTATAACTAATATAGAAGGGGATGCAACACTTAATTTACAACTTCAAGATACAGGAAACAAAGGTTATTTTAAGTTAAATAACTTTGGTTTAAATTATGATGATATCTATATTGATTTAAATAATCTAAATAGTACTATAAAATTAGATAAACAACTTTTGTATATTGAAAATTTAAAAGGAATTTTAAATAAAGGAGATGTTGAAGTAAAAGGTTTCTTAGAACTTCCAACATTAACAGAGATTTCAGAGAATCCATACTATTTAGAGGATCTAAAATATGATGTAAGCTTAAAAAGTGAAAACATAGATTATAGATATGGTAAGAATTTTAATCTTTTATTCAATAGTAATTTTAATATGAAAAATAGCCTTTTAAAAGGAGATATTACTATACTTGATGGAAAAGTTTCAGATATTCCTAATAATTCAAAAACTATATTTCAAATTATAAAGAACTTTTTATTTAAAACTTCATCAACTGTTATTAATAATAGTGAGGAGTTAGGAGAAGATTTTAAAATAGACACAGTTTTTGAAAAAGCTTTGGAATTGGATATAAACTTTAGAACCAAAGATGATGTTGATCTAGATATTCAAGATTTAAATGTATTTGTAAGTGATGTAACAGGTGGAGTTGCTGTAAATGGAAATATTAGTGGAAAAAATGGAAAGTTACTTTTATTAGGAGATATAGAAGTAAATAATGGATCTTTAGAAGTCAATGGAAATACATTTAAGCTAGATAAAGCAATGGTTATTTTTAATGATAGAAAAGATTATTTACCAAATGTTAATCCTACATTGATAATAGATTCAAAGGTAAAAGTTGATAATGATGAGATAGGAATGAGTATAAATGGAGAATTAGATGATCTTAAATTTACAATAACATCTAAAAATGGAAGTTCAAGTGGTAATTTATCATCTCTATTAGTTGGAGATAGTAGTGAGGAGTTTTCAGATGGAGCTTCAACTACTTTGATAAAGACAGTTATAGGAAGTCAGTTATCACAAACATTATTTAAACCTATTTCTAATTTAGTAAAAAATACTTTGAATATTTCTAAATTTAGAATAAAATCAAATATAATGACAGATGAGAATAGCAATAATCCTAATGAGGAAAATAATAGATTAAGATTAGGAGCAATTATAGAGGCAGAAGATAATATTTATAAAGATAAATTATATTGGGTAGCTAGAGGAAACTTGTTAGGAGATGATAGCACAGATAAAACAGAAAAAAATAGTGGGGCATTTGATGAGTATGACTTCTCAATAGAATATAGATTCAAACCTGGAAGATCTATAGGAATAGGAGTTGGGAAACTACCTGAGAGAGTTCAAACAAAATCAGATGAAAAAACAAAAGATGCAATAAATTATCATATAGACTTTAAATTTGAGAAAAAATATGATAATCTATTAGATATCTTTATAAAGTAATTGAACGGAGGTAAGGATGAGAAAACAATTAGTAGCACTGATGCTTTTTCTATTGGGACTTCTAAGTTTTGCTGCTGAATCTAACTACAGCATAAAAAAAATAGAAGTAGTAAACAATAGAGAAATCCCTTATGAAATCATTTTAGATGTTATGGTTTCAAAAGAGGGAAATAAGTTTGTAACAGAAAATATGATTGAAGATTACAAAAACATCAAAGGATTAGAGTATGTTGCAGATGTTGCTGTACAACCAGTAGTATATGATGGTGGTATAAAATTAATAGTAAATGTACTAGAAAACAGAGATGCTAAATCTGTACTTGAAAAAAGTGGAATTATTCCTCTATCTGAAAGAGGAAAAGTAGACACTTCACTACTTGTAAACTCAGTTGAGTTTGTAGGAAATCAATATGTAAGTAGAGAAGAGCTTGCTAAGTTAGTTCCTATTAAAGTAGGAGGATATTTCTCTAAAAATAAGATTATAGAAGGACATAAAAATCTTATTGAAAGTGGATACTTTAGAGATGTAATTCCAGATGTTGTTAAAAGTGGAAATGGAGTAAAAATAATTTACTCTGTTATGGAAAATCCTGTATTAAATGGTGTAAATATTATAGGAAATACTGTTTATTCAACAGATGAACTTTTAAAAGTTATTAAAACTGAACCTGGAAAAGTATTTAATATCAATACTATTAGAGAAGATAGAGATAGAATTTTAAGAAAATATCAAGATGATGGATATACACTTACTGAAGTTGCCGATGTAGTTATCAATGGAAACCTTGAGCTTGAAATATATTTAAGTGAAGGAAAAGTAAGAGATATTCAATTTAAAAAAATGGTAACTAAGCAAAAAGGTGCTAGAAGAAAACCTACAGATGACGTTTTAAAAACAAAAGATTATGTTATTGAAAGAGAGTTAGAGTTCTCAAAAGATGAGATATTTAACTCTAAGAAATATGATGAAAGTGTAAAAAATCTAATGAGATTAGGACACTTTAAAAATGTAAAATATGAAGCAAGACCAATACCTGGAGATCCTGATGGAAGAACAATAGTACTTCTATTTGATGAAGAGAGAACAGCTATACTTCAAGGGGCAATCTCTTATGGATCTGAAATTGGACTTTTAGGAACTCTTTCAATAAAAGATACTAACTGGAAGGGAAAAGGACAAGAATTAGGAGTTACATTTGAAAAATCAGATGAAGATTACAGTAGTTTCTCAATTAACTTCTATGACCCATGGATTAAAGATACAGATAGAATCTCTTGGGGATGGAGTATTTATAAAAATACTTATGAAGATGATGATAGTGCTTTATTTAGTAAAATAGATACTATTGGAGCTAAATTCAACATAGGAAAAGGAATTACTAAAAATGTAAGATTAGGAATTGGAACAAAATTAGAATATGTTGAAGAGGAAGCTGATAAAGATAAATTTAAATATGAAAATGGAAACTACTATTGGAGAGAAGGAGATCAAAGCGAAGTAAAAGGAATGGATGACAAGTACTTTATTTGGAGTATCTTCCCTTCGATTACTTATGATACAAGAAACCATTTCTGGAATCCAACAGCAGGAGAATATGCAAAACTTCAATTAGAAGGTGGATATGCTAATGGATATGATGGAGATGTTTTTGGAAATGTTACTTTAGAACTTAGAAAATATCATAGAGGATTCTTTAAAAACAATACATTTGCCTATAAAGTAGTTGGTGGAATAATGACTGATACTACTAAAGAGGGACAAAGATTCTGGGTTGGTGGAGGAAGTACTCTAAGAGGATATGAAGGAGGATTCTTCAAAGGAACTCAAAAACTTGTTGGTACAATAGAAAATAGAACACAAATTAATGATATATTAGGATTTGTTGTGTTCTTTGATGCAGGAAGAGCTTGGAAATATGCAGGAAGAGCTCAAGATTATTATCATAATGCAGATTTCCCTGATAAAATAGCAACAACAGCTGGGGTAGGTTTAAGACTTAATACACCTATTGGTCCATTAAGATTTGACTTTGGATGGCCAGTAGGAGATAAGATGGATGATGGAATGGAATTCTATTTCAATATGGGACAATCATTCTAATCTAAATAAATTACAAATCGGAGGAGCTAAAATGAAAAAAATATTAGTACCAGTAATGGCTTTAGTGCTTTCAGCATCAGCATTTGCAGTAAAAATAGGATATGTAAATTCACAAGAGGCATTTTCAAAATTTTCACAAACTAGAGTTGTTCAAGAAAATCTAAATAAAGAAAAAACTAGACTTGAAAATGAGATAAAACAAAAGGAAGTTGCTCTTCAAAAAGCTCAATTAGAACTTCAATCAAAGGGAAGTAAAGTTACAGATAAAGAAAAAAAAGAATTTGAAAATCAAGTAAAAACTTTCCAAAAATTTATTCAAGATTCACAAACTAAATTAAGTAAGGAAGAGTTTACAAGATTCCAAGCTATTGAAGTAACTTTAAATAAAGCTATAGATGAAGTAGCAAAATCAGGAAAATATGATTATATACTTGAGGCTGGAGCAGTTAAATTTGGTGGAGAAAATGTAACAACTCAAGTAATAACAACTATGGAAAAAATAAAGAAATAGAAATATTTTAGGGAGGTAATTATGAACTATAAATTAGCTGATTTAATTACCCTCCTTGGTTGTGAAGTAAAGGGAGATTTAAGTCTAGAAAATATTTCTGGACTTGCTCCCTTTTTTCAAGCACAGGAGGATAGTTTAACATTTGCATCAGATGAAAAATTTTTAAAAAATCTTCAAGGGACAAAGGCAAAAGTTATAATAGTTCCAGATATTCCTTTACCAGAAGATATAGGTAAAACATATTTAAAAGTTAAAGAAAATCCAAGAACATTGATGCCAAAACTTTTAAATTTCTTTAAAAGAGAAACTAAACCTTTTGAAAAGATGATAGAAGATTCAAGTAAGATAGGAAAAAATGTAAAATTAGCTCCAAATGTATATGTAGGACATGATGTAGAGATTGGAGATAATGTAGTTATATATCCAAATGTAACAATATGCGAAGGAGTAAAAATAGGAGAGGGAACAATTATCTATTCAAATGTTTCAATTAGAGAGTTTTGTGAAATAGGTAAAAATTGTGTTTTTCAACCAGGTTGTGTAATAGGTTCAGATGGATTTGGATTTATAAAAATAAATGGAAATAATACTAAGATAGATCAAATAGGGCATGTTGTTATTGAGGATAATGTAGAGATTGGAGCCAATACAACAGTTGATAGGGGAACAATAGGAAATACAGTTATAAAAAAATACACTAAAATAGATAATTTAGTTCAAATAGCTCATAATGATATTATTGGAGAAAACTGCTTACTTGTTTCACAAGTTGGTATAGCTGGAAGTGTAGAAGTAGGAAATAATACAACACTAGCTGGACAAACTGGAGTAGCTGGCCATTTAAAAATTGGAAATAATGTTGTAATAGCAGCTAAATCAGGAGTTACAGGAAATGTAGCAGATAATCAAATGCTTTCAGGATATCCATTAATGGATCATAAAGAAGATCTAAAAGTCAGAGTTTCTTGGAAAAAACTTCCTGAATTATTGAAGAGAGTAAGAGCGATTGAAAAAAAATTAGAAGAAAAATAATTGAATAATATCAAATAAAGTGGTAAAATTACATAATATAAACAAAATAAATAAGATTATGAGGTAAAAATGAAAAAAAGAGTGTATTTTGATAAGTTTGGAGAGATGAAATTTATCTCCCACTTAGATTTACTGAGATTTTTTGATAGATTATTAAAAAAATCACAAATTCCAGTAAAGTATAGTCAAGGATTCCACCCAAGACCAAAGATGTCCTTTGGTAGTCCTATATCCTTGGGAACAGAGGCATATAATGAACTTATGGACTTTGAATTAGAGACACCTATGTCAAATGAAGAGGTTTTTGATAGATTAAACAGTAGCAATGTTGTTGGATTTAGAGTAAATAAAGTAGAAGATGTAATAGGAAAAGCTTCAATAATGGAAGAGTATACTATTATGGTTTATGAGATTGAAAGTGAAGAGGAGATAATTACAAAATTAGAAACTCTTTTAAATCAAGAAGAGATTGTAGAAGTTAAAGAGAAAAAAGGAAAAGTTACTACTAGAAATCTAAAAGAGAGAATAAAATCTTTTAGAAGAGAGGGTAACATGATAGAAATGGAGATAATAAATACATCTCCAAATTCATATCTTGATTTAGCTGGAATAGAGCAACAGGATGTAAAAATTAAAAGATTAGGGTATAAAATAAATAATTAATAAACAATAGAAAGAGGAGAATAGATACTATGTTAGAGTTAAAATTTATTCGTGAAAACAGAGAACTTGTAAAGGAGATGCTTGCTAATAGAAATAGTAATATTGACCTTGCAGAGTTTGATAAACTAGATGAAGAAAGAAGAGCAATTCTTGGAGAAGTTGAATTACTAAAACAAAAAAGAAACACAGAATCAGCTGAAATAGCTAGATTAAAAAAAGAAAAACAAGATGCTTCAAAAATAATTGAAGAGATGGGAAAAGTTTCTGCTCAAATAAAAGAATTAGATGCTAAACTTGCAGAAGTAGATGAAAAACTTAGATATTTCCAAATGACAATTCCAAATGTATATCAAGAAGGAACTCCTATTGGAAAAGATGAAGAAGCAAATGTAGAAATCAGAAGATGGGGAACTCCTAGAGAATTCACTTTTGAACCAAAAGCTCACTGGGAAATTGGAGAAGATCTTGGAATACTAGATTTTGAAAGAGGATCTAAATTAGGAGGATCAAGATTTGTTCTTTATAGAGGAATGGGAGCAAGAGTAGAAAGAGCATTAATCAACTTTATGCTAGATATGCACACTACAGAACATGGATACACTGAACATATCACTCCATTCTTAGTAAAAAGAGAAATCTGTGAAGGAACTGGACAACTTCCTAAATTCGAAGAAGATATGTATAGAACATCAGATGATATGTTCCTAATTTCAACTTCTGAAATTACTATGACAAATATCCACAGACAAGAGATCTTAAATGAAAAAGATCTACCTAAATATTATACTGCTTACTCACCTTGTTTCAGAAGAGAAGCTGGATCATATGGAAAAGATGTAAAAGGAATAATTAGAGTTCACCAATTTAACAAAGTAGAAATGGTTAAAATAGCTACTCCAGAAACTTCATATGATGAACTTGAAAAAATGGTTCTAAATGCAGAAGAAGTTCTTCAAAGATTAGAATTACCATATAGAGTTATTCAACTATGTTCAGGAGATTTAGGATTCTCAGCAGCTAAAACTTATGACTTAGAAGTATGGTTACCATCACAAAATAAATATAGAGAGATCTCATCTTGTTCTAACTGTACAGATTTCCAAGCTAGAAGAATGGGACTTAAATATAGACCAAATGGAAGCTCAAAAAGTGAATTCTGCCATACATTAAATGGATCAGGATTAGCAGTAGGAAGAACTTTAGTAGCAATTATGGAAAACTATCAACAAGAAGATGGATCATTCTTAATTCCTAAAGCTCTAGTTCCTTACATGGGTGGAATAGATGTTATTAAAAAGTAGTTTACTTTTACTGCTTTTAAGTAATATTTTTATAAATAATTTAAAATTTATGTGTGGTATTTCAGTAATTCTTCTGTTATTGAATATCATACTTAATAAAGAGTTAAAAAATAATTTAAGTAAGATGAAATTCTTGTTCTTTTTGTATTTTTCTACATGTTTAATACAGTTATTTTATAAACAAGAGGGAAGAGTTTTATTTAAGATTGCAAATTTTTATATAACTGAAGAGGGAATGTTTAATTTTTTACTTAATTTCTTAAGAATATTCAATTTATTAATGATCTCTTGGATAGTTAGTGCAAAAAAAATAGTAAGGGGAAAGTTTAATAAATATCAAAAGGTTATTGAAACAGTGATTGATTTAGTTCCACAAGCATTAGTTCTAATAAAAAAACGAATGCGTATAAAATGGTTTTTTAGGCATATTTTGAAACAAATAAAAGTAAAAATATGATCTATTAAAGAATTGATTTTCTAGTAAGAATCTGCTAGAATTAAAATATATATTTAATTTAAGGAGGAAGTAAATGTACAATTATAAAGATTTAGGACTTTCTAATACTAAAGAAATGTTTGCAAAAGCAAATAGAGAAGGATACTCAGTTCCTGCATTCAACTTTAACAACATGGAAATGGCTCTTGCTATAGTTGAAGCTTGTGCTGAAATGGGTTCACCAGTTATTCTTCAATGTTCAAAAGGAGCTTTAGGATATATGGGAGCAGATGTAGTTCCTCTATTAGCTAAAGCAGCAGTAGATAGAGCAAGAAACATGGGATCAGATATTCCAGTAGCTCTTCACCTTGACCATGGACCAGATTTAGCAACAGTTAAAACTTGTGTAGAAGCTGGATTCTCATCTGTAATGATCGATGGATCTCACTATGATTTTGCAAAAAATATAGAAGTTTCAAAAGAAGTAGTAGAATATGCTCACAGCCATGATGTAACAGTTGAAGCTGAATTAGGAGTTCTAGCAGGTATAGAAGATGACGTTAAAGCTGAATCTCATACTTACACAAACCCTAACGAAGTTGAAGAATTTGTAAGCAAAACAGGAGTTGACTCATTAGCAATAGCTATTGGAACATCTCACGGAGCTCATAAATTTAAACCAGGAGAAGATCCTAAATTAAGACTAGATATCTTAAAAGAAATCGAAGTAAGAATCCCAGGATTCCCAATCGTATTACATGGATCATCAGCTGTTCCTCAACAATATACAAATATGATTAAAGAATTTGGTGGAGAAGTTAAAGATGCTATCGGTATACCAGATGAACAATTAAGACTTGCTTCTAAATCAGCAGTTGCTAAAATTAACGTAGATACAGATGGAAGACTTGCATTTACAGCAGCAATCAGAAGAGTATTAGGAACTAACCCTAAAGAATTCGACCCTAGAAAATATCTTGGAGCTGCAAAAGATGAAATGAAAGCTTACTACAAAACTAAAATACTAGATGTATTTGGATCTGAAGGAGCTTATAAAAAAGGAACTAAATAGTTTGAATTTTAGCCTTGGCGAAAGCCAAGGCTATTTTTTTAATAAGTTATTGTAAAAATTAAGGTAAATAAAAAGGCAAATGAAAATTATAATTATAACTCTCATTTGCCTTAAAGTTAGTTAGGAGCTTATTTATTTAAATGTATTTTAGCAATATTAGATTTACCAACCTCTTTTTGCCATTTTTTCCTCTTCAGTAAGAGAATATACATTTATTCCTACCATAGCTTCTCCCAAATCTTCAGAAATTTCAGCTAAAATTTTAGGATTATTATAATTCTTTACAGCTTTAACTATTGCAGAAGCTCTTTTAACTGGATTTCCAGATTTAAAGATACCAGATCCTACAAACACACCATCACAACCTAATTGCATCATAAGTGCAGCATCAGCAGGAGTTGCTACTCCTCCAGCAGCAAAATTTACAACTGGAAGTTTACCA from uncultured Fusobacterium sp. includes these protein-coding regions:
- a CDS encoding TIGR03936 family radical SAM-associated protein, with the translated sequence MKKRVYFDKFGEMKFISHLDLLRFFDRLLKKSQIPVKYSQGFHPRPKMSFGSPISLGTEAYNELMDFELETPMSNEEVFDRLNSSNVVGFRVNKVEDVIGKASIMEEYTIMVYEIESEEEIITKLETLLNQEEIVEVKEKKGKVTTRNLKERIKSFRREGNMIEMEIINTSPNSYLDLAGIEQQDVKIKRLGYKINN
- the serS gene encoding serine--tRNA ligase is translated as MLELKFIRENRELVKEMLANRNSNIDLAEFDKLDEERRAILGEVELLKQKRNTESAEIARLKKEKQDASKIIEEMGKVSAQIKELDAKLAEVDEKLRYFQMTIPNVYQEGTPIGKDEEANVEIRRWGTPREFTFEPKAHWEIGEDLGILDFERGSKLGGSRFVLYRGMGARVERALINFMLDMHTTEHGYTEHITPFLVKREICEGTGQLPKFEEDMYRTSDDMFLISTSEITMTNIHRQEILNEKDLPKYYTAYSPCFRREAGSYGKDVKGIIRVHQFNKVEMVKIATPETSYDELEKMVLNAEEVLQRLELPYRVIQLCSGDLGFSAAKTYDLEVWLPSQNKYREISSCSNCTDFQARRMGLKYRPNGSSKSEFCHTLNGSGLAVGRTLVAIMENYQQEDGSFLIPKALVPYMGGIDVIKK
- a CDS encoding outer membrane protein assembly factor, with translation MRKQLVALMLFLLGLLSFAAESNYSIKKIEVVNNREIPYEIILDVMVSKEGNKFVTENMIEDYKNIKGLEYVADVAVQPVVYDGGIKLIVNVLENRDAKSVLEKSGIIPLSERGKVDTSLLVNSVEFVGNQYVSREELAKLVPIKVGGYFSKNKIIEGHKNLIESGYFRDVIPDVVKSGNGVKIIYSVMENPVLNGVNIIGNTVYSTDELLKVIKTEPGKVFNINTIREDRDRILRKYQDDGYTLTEVADVVINGNLELEIYLSEGKVRDIQFKKMVTKQKGARRKPTDDVLKTKDYVIERELEFSKDEIFNSKKYDESVKNLMRLGHFKNVKYEARPIPGDPDGRTIVLLFDEERTAILQGAISYGSEIGLLGTLSIKDTNWKGKGQELGVTFEKSDEDYSSFSINFYDPWIKDTDRISWGWSIYKNTYEDDDSALFSKIDTIGAKFNIGKGITKNVRLGIGTKLEYVEEEADKDKFKYENGNYYWREGDQSEVKGMDDKYFIWSIFPSITYDTRNHFWNPTAGEYAKLQLEGGYANGYDGDVFGNVTLELRKYHRGFFKNNTFAYKVVGGIMTDTTKEGQRFWVGGGSTLRGYEGGFFKGTQKLVGTIENRTQINDILGFVVFFDAGRAWKYAGRAQDYYHNADFPDKIATTAGVGLRLNTPIGPLRFDFGWPVGDKMDDGMEFYFNMGQSF
- a CDS encoding translocation/assembly module TamB domain-containing protein — encoded protein: MKEFYQKNKKKVITMLTTVFVFLGGYWAVVYHLPKTIEVIVQMVLGTTISSSSIEFKENKIEVRDLKIINKKEIIIDAPKVDILYSKKSLEDLRIEEIIIYDGIANITREKNGDINIVAAFTGGTKEDKNKVETEKVEVKKEEVYKPGIAVPIDKITAINATTNFTDLSYRNPIKETAYNTNGYLTFSKETGIDMEFTGSNNGQIYTYKLNTSEQPYDMTIILKNISVRDDLLQYAYDGEEVDFNGGKLNLDLSISPKGMFGGADFKDVTVRYKDLDADVKVLDGTVDFLGKRIEVKANYEIFKTKDKFLLVFDENGELNIDFSARNISYDELKKYSLLKDKNLPLENIFIDDVKFNMNLNKENGFSVTIDYIIKKSFVENLEIENLKGNFIYDKEGLHIKKLNSVLGIKDTNIKKDLSLKLDYINSEGNIDFSLNNIKGVKDFLPNIQGSFNFDTGEEDFKFNFISNILKVRGIYFSKINKILLYRNGKYSIEYDLTKKNLERGSGVIDINLYGANLALDFIAENNKITIDKLITKDENQEKERLILTGDVDLNKLDYNLLVESNNFKLKENDLEILTTLKGKIYKEAQETGVNLDIKDFSLKYIGEINNIHGNLDLKKSKELYLDFNGEIGQLKYSDYDINGILLGFRIKNNIFELKEFENSMLNGRGTINLKTLQSNMDFAINGLSFEKFNLEYPKFYLNDIQGKVTGNINNPKVDIKINDTTVELVEGRKDLKISGNINYSDFKMKFNKIYLNTNILNGYYSIKDKKYSAILNIIEDDPSEYYSDTNLKYRVIGTVKAKGEAKKADIGIESTIDKIYLRGKRLPNIYVKGNYKTDDILTGEIKLDKIILSNSKLHDIIKLTANYDLTTKIIDAEIKNQNINLVNLEEYIGNENIKGSILVNGKLEGTAEDLIYNLTLQSPQISMQDVNFKNFLVKLNGNLDNLNLEAFSFKYLNNSLNSKGNIGLKNQKYNFFVDSSKINLDFLNIFLKKYGITNIEGDATLNLQLQDTGNKGYFKLNNFGLNYDDIYIDLNNLNSTIKLDKQLLYIENLKGILNKGDVEVKGFLELPTLTEISENPYYLEDLKYDVSLKSENIDYRYGKNFNLLFNSNFNMKNSLLKGDITILDGKVSDIPNNSKTIFQIIKNFLFKTSSTVINNSEELGEDFKIDTVFEKALELDINFRTKDDVDLDIQDLNVFVSDVTGGVAVNGNISGKNGKLLLLGDIEVNNGSLEVNGNTFKLDKAMVIFNDRKDYLPNVNPTLIIDSKVKVDNDEIGMSINGELDDLKFTITSKNGSSSGNLSSLLVGDSSEEFSDGASTTLIKTVIGSQLSQTLFKPISNLVKNTLNISKFRIKSNIMTDENSNNPNEENNRLRLGAIIEAEDNIYKDKLYWVARGNLLGDDSTDKTEKNSGAFDEYDFSIEYRFKPGRSIGIGVGKLPERVQTKSDEKTKDAINYHIDFKFEKKYDNLLDIFIK
- a CDS encoding OmpH family outer membrane protein translates to MKKILVPVMALVLSASAFAVKIGYVNSQEAFSKFSQTRVVQENLNKEKTRLENEIKQKEVALQKAQLELQSKGSKVTDKEKKEFENQVKTFQKFIQDSQTKLSKEEFTRFQAIEVTLNKAIDEVAKSGKYDYILEAGAVKFGGENVTTQVITTMEKIKK
- the lpxD gene encoding UDP-3-O-(3-hydroxymyristoyl)glucosamine N-acyltransferase, which gives rise to MNYKLADLITLLGCEVKGDLSLENISGLAPFFQAQEDSLTFASDEKFLKNLQGTKAKVIIVPDIPLPEDIGKTYLKVKENPRTLMPKLLNFFKRETKPFEKMIEDSSKIGKNVKLAPNVYVGHDVEIGDNVVIYPNVTICEGVKIGEGTIIYSNVSIREFCEIGKNCVFQPGCVIGSDGFGFIKINGNNTKIDQIGHVVIEDNVEIGANTTVDRGTIGNTVIKKYTKIDNLVQIAHNDIIGENCLLVSQVGIAGSVEVGNNTTLAGQTGVAGHLKIGNNVVIAAKSGVTGNVADNQMLSGYPLMDHKEDLKVRVSWKKLPELLKRVRAIEKKLEEK
- the fba gene encoding class II fructose-1,6-bisphosphate aldolase, which codes for MYNYKDLGLSNTKEMFAKANREGYSVPAFNFNNMEMALAIVEACAEMGSPVILQCSKGALGYMGADVVPLLAKAAVDRARNMGSDIPVALHLDHGPDLATVKTCVEAGFSSVMIDGSHYDFAKNIEVSKEVVEYAHSHDVTVEAELGVLAGIEDDVKAESHTYTNPNEVEEFVSKTGVDSLAIAIGTSHGAHKFKPGEDPKLRLDILKEIEVRIPGFPIVLHGSSAVPQQYTNMIKEFGGEVKDAIGIPDEQLRLASKSAVAKINVDTDGRLAFTAAIRRVLGTNPKEFDPRKYLGAAKDEMKAYYKTKILDVFGSEGAYKKGTK